A genomic stretch from Falco cherrug isolate bFalChe1 chromosome 3, bFalChe1.pri, whole genome shotgun sequence includes:
- the LOC102047998 gene encoding fatty acid-binding protein, adipocyte, translating to MCDQFVGTWKLLSSENFEDYMKELGVGFATRKMAGVAKPNVTISINGDVITIKTESTFKNTEVSFKLGEEFDETTADDRKTKNVITLDNGILNQVQKWDGKETIIKRKVVDGNLVVECTMNNVTCKRVYEKA from the exons ATGTGTGACCAGTTTGTGGGCACCTGGAAGCTCCTTTCTAGTGAAAACTTTGAGGACTATATGAAAGAGCTGG GTGTGGGGTTTGCTACCAGGAAAATGGCTGGTGTGGCCAAGCCCAACGTAACTATCAGCATCAATGGTGATGTGATAACCATCAAAACAGAAAGTACCTTCAAAAATACAGAGGTGTCTTTCAAGCTGGGTGAAGAGTTTGACGAGACTACAGCAgatgacagaaaaacaaag aaTGTCATAACCCTAGACAACGGCATACTGAACCAGGTGCAGAAGTGGGATGGAAAAGAGACtatcataaaaagaaaagtggtgGATGGGAACCTGGTCGTG GAATGCACCATGAATAATGTTACCTGCAAAAGAGTTTACgaaaaagcatga